One window of Candidatus Nanopelagicales bacterium genomic DNA carries:
- a CDS encoding 3-methyladenine DNA glycosylase, with amino-acid sequence MNRVLTEDEWRTRIDRHEARVAVWIEPRLQRRAEGLPHPVDDFLWTYYRNRPAALRVWHPGLGVILRGHPPIAGLRGYRRTGVGWSVDPTGIRIDMVRQRVALLRATAARPARTNCFGMHEWAMVLGLPQSQVRHEQVPLRLADTQIEDVIDDVGLRCTHFDAYRFFTAGALTRQRPLSRAAQSENEQPGCIHAGMDLYRYSYESAPYVGSDLVADCFEHARTAREVDMRASPYDLSAWGLAPIPIETASGRREYADVQAHLARRAQGLRDQLIEALQQMADIAGSDRAESA; translated from the coding sequence ATGAACCGCGTTCTGACCGAAGATGAATGGCGGACTCGAATCGATCGGCACGAGGCGCGTGTCGCCGTGTGGATCGAACCTCGGCTGCAGCGCCGGGCCGAGGGGTTGCCTCACCCCGTGGACGACTTCCTGTGGACCTACTACCGCAACCGACCCGCCGCGTTACGGGTATGGCATCCCGGCCTCGGGGTGATCCTGCGCGGCCACCCGCCCATTGCGGGTCTGCGAGGCTACCGAAGGACAGGAGTTGGCTGGTCGGTCGACCCGACCGGCATCCGCATCGACATGGTGCGACAACGGGTGGCCCTGCTACGCGCGACTGCCGCCCGTCCGGCGCGCACCAACTGCTTCGGAATGCACGAATGGGCGATGGTCCTGGGCCTGCCCCAGAGCCAAGTCCGCCACGAGCAAGTTCCGCTGCGGCTCGCCGACACGCAGATCGAGGACGTGATCGACGATGTCGGGCTGCGCTGTACACATTTCGACGCGTATCGCTTCTTCACCGCGGGTGCACTCACGCGCCAGCGACCGCTGAGCCGCGCTGCCCAAAGCGAGAACGAGCAGCCGGGGTGTATCCACGCGGGGATGGACTTGTATCGCTACTCCTACGAATCCGCGCCGTACGTCGGCAGCGATCTGGTGGCCGACTGCTTCGAGCACGCCAGGACAGCGCGCGAAGTCGACATGCGCGCCTCGCCCTACGACCTGTCCGCTTGGGGTCTCGCCCCGATCCCTATCGAGACTGCCTCCGGTCGCCGGGAGTACGCCGATGTTCAGGCCCACCTCGCCCGCCGGGCACAGGGTCTGCGAGATCAGTTGATCGAAGCCCTGCAGCAGATGGCCGACATCGCGGGTTCGGACAGGGCAGAATCAGCCTGA